A DNA window from Aminipila luticellarii contains the following coding sequences:
- the fabK gene encoding enoyl-[acyl-carrier-protein] reductase FabK yields MNDICQILGTEYPIIQGAMARIAESSLAAAVSNGGGLGIIASGGCDANWLRNEIKKVRELTDKAFGVNLMLLMPNIDELIQVVCEEKVPVVTTGAGNPGKYMKNLKEAGIKVIPVVASVALAVRVERAGADAVIAEGTEAGGHIGEIATMALTPQVADAVSIPVIAAGGIADGRGIAAAYMLGAKGVQVGTRFVVAKECIVSQNYKDAIIKARDTDTCATGRITGHPVRVIKNKLAREILAIEKNSTGNEAQAAIDKVGIGALSAAVFDGDIEHGSVMSGQIAGMVNKEQPAAEIIKEMFEEAVKVYADRASLF; encoded by the coding sequence ATGAATGACATATGTCAGATCTTAGGAACAGAATATCCAATCATACAGGGGGCTATGGCCAGAATCGCCGAAAGCTCGCTGGCAGCGGCAGTAAGTAATGGCGGAGGTCTTGGTATTATTGCCAGCGGCGGATGTGATGCAAACTGGCTGAGAAACGAAATAAAAAAGGTGAGAGAACTGACGGATAAAGCTTTTGGGGTGAACCTCATGCTTCTTATGCCCAATATAGACGAACTGATACAGGTTGTTTGTGAAGAAAAGGTGCCTGTGGTAACCACAGGAGCGGGAAATCCCGGTAAATATATGAAGAATCTTAAAGAAGCCGGCATCAAAGTGATTCCAGTGGTCGCTTCCGTAGCACTGGCCGTCCGGGTGGAGCGGGCAGGTGCCGATGCGGTGATCGCAGAAGGGACGGAAGCTGGCGGACATATTGGGGAGATCGCAACGATGGCTCTTACCCCGCAGGTGGCGGATGCCGTGAGCATACCGGTAATTGCGGCAGGGGGCATTGCGGACGGCAGAGGCATTGCGGCAGCCTATATGCTCGGTGCTAAGGGCGTTCAGGTGGGCACCCGCTTTGTAGTAGCAAAAGAATGTATCGTGTCACAGAACTATAAGGATGCCATTATTAAGGCAAGAGATACGGACACCTGCGCAACAGGAAGAATAACAGGGCATCCGGTACGGGTCATTAAAAATAAACTGGCCAGAGAAATTCTTGCCATAGAGAAAAACAGTACGGGAAATGAAGCACAGGCCGCTATTGACAAGGTAGGCATCGGCGCTTTAAGTGCGGCGGTATTCGACGGAGATATTGAACATGGCTCCGTTATGTCGGGACAGATTGCCGGTATGGTAAATAAAGAACAACCGGCGGCAGAAATAATAAAAGAGATGTTTGAAGAGGCCGTGAAGGTTTATGCAGATAGAGCATCTTTGTTTTAG
- a CDS encoding 3-oxoacyl-ACP synthase III family protein: MGIIIKKAGKALPGLIVKNEALNKFVNTDNEWIVARTGIEERRVATKESALDLAVSAAKLALAQENYDEIGLVIVATVTPDKLVPSMGALVKKELGLNNAVAFDINTACSGFIYGIWIAEALIKNGMAGSNRGTTTNSIDKALIIGVERLSRIVDWTDRSTCILFGDGAGAALLENNPCEKGILASFVKNYDDVTDSLSCGMEYLKTPFTDEDRDNPEKQHLSMQGSQVFKFAVHAIGEVMEKSLELAGLTADDITYFVPHQANLRIISAAAKRFKQPIEKFQISLGETGNVSAASVPMALYDIMDTEKLKKGDKIMLMGFGGGLSAGAVIFEL, translated from the coding sequence TTGGGAATAATAATAAAAAAGGCGGGGAAAGCATTACCAGGGTTAATAGTTAAAAACGAAGCCTTAAATAAGTTTGTAAATACGGATAACGAATGGATTGTTGCAAGAACCGGTATTGAAGAAAGAAGAGTTGCCACAAAGGAATCCGCATTGGATCTGGCAGTTTCTGCGGCGAAGCTGGCACTGGCTCAAGAGAATTACGATGAAATAGGTCTTGTTATCGTAGCCACGGTCACCCCGGATAAATTGGTTCCCTCCATGGGCGCTTTGGTCAAAAAGGAATTGGGTCTTAACAATGCCGTTGCCTTTGACATCAATACGGCCTGCAGCGGGTTCATTTATGGAATATGGATTGCGGAAGCTCTGATAAAGAACGGTATGGCAGGCAGCAACAGAGGCACAACGACAAATTCCATTGATAAAGCGTTGATTATAGGCGTGGAGCGGCTGAGCCGGATTGTGGACTGGACAGATAGAAGCACCTGCATTCTCTTTGGGGATGGAGCCGGGGCGGCGTTGCTGGAAAACAATCCTTGTGAAAAGGGAATTCTGGCTTCTTTCGTAAAAAATTATGATGACGTTACGGATTCTCTGAGCTGCGGAATGGAATATTTGAAAACACCATTTACAGATGAGGACCGGGATAATCCAGAAAAACAACACCTGTCCATGCAGGGAAGCCAGGTGTTTAAATTTGCGGTGCACGCCATCGGGGAGGTTATGGAAAAATCCTTAGAGCTTGCGGGCTTGACAGCGGATGACATCACTTATTTTGTGCCTCACCAGGCCAATTTGAGGATTATTTCCGCAGCGGCGAAACGGTTCAAGCAGCCTATAGAAAAGTTTCAGATCAGTTTGGGTGAGACGGGAAATGTGTCTGCGGCCAGTGTGCCAATGGCATTATATGATATAATGGATACGGAAAAATTGAAAAAAGGGGATAAGATCATGTTGATGGGCTTTGGCGGAGGCTTAAGCGCAGGTGCGGTTATCTTTGAACTGTAG
- a CDS encoding glycosyltransferase gives MKILITTDWYKPVINGVVTSVINLKSELEKAGHEVRVLTLSPDGRQHFKDDTYYLKSFKVKIYPQARGTYNFHSKYLPEILEWHPDIVHSQCEWISFYFAKYIALKLNIPIVHTYHTIYEDYTHYILRSKRLSKSIVLFGSNHALNATDYVITPTNKARSLLLSYGIENPIITIPTGIDLNKYKSRISEDRRRELLSSYGITLDKTVIVSIGRLALEKNVDELLGNMRALAKSHPEIVLLIVGGGPYAEVLKELVLDMGLKGHVFFTGMVSPDLIPEYFQLGKLFVCASQSEAQGLTYIESLASGIPLLCKYDKCLENVLIEGRNGFFFDSPQSFIEKLLSLLADSEKYERLCKNAEASAGSYSKEVFGSRVEKVYEAAINTFTGHLPLPIRLIPVLKRHA, from the coding sequence ATGAAAATATTAATAACGACTGACTGGTATAAACCTGTTATCAATGGAGTTGTTACTTCTGTCATCAATTTAAAATCTGAGCTGGAAAAAGCAGGTCACGAAGTACGCGTATTGACATTATCACCAGACGGGCGTCAGCACTTTAAAGATGATACATACTATCTCAAATCATTCAAAGTAAAAATATATCCGCAAGCGAGAGGGACTTATAATTTTCACAGCAAATACTTGCCGGAGATTCTGGAGTGGCATCCCGATATCGTACATTCGCAGTGCGAGTGGATTTCATTCTACTTTGCCAAATATATTGCTCTTAAATTAAATATTCCCATTGTTCATACATATCATACGATTTATGAAGACTATACGCACTACATACTGCGCAGCAAACGTCTCAGCAAAAGTATCGTACTCTTTGGTTCGAACCATGCGCTCAATGCCACGGATTATGTCATAACACCTACCAATAAGGCTCGGAGCTTACTGCTCTCTTACGGCATCGAAAATCCAATCATTACCATACCTACCGGTATAGATCTAAATAAATATAAGTCTCGCATTTCTGAAGACCGCCGTCGTGAACTTCTTTCTTCTTACGGCATCACTCTGGATAAAACCGTTATTGTAAGCATCGGAAGGCTTGCTCTTGAAAAGAATGTAGATGAGCTTCTCGGCAACATGCGGGCCTTAGCGAAGTCTCATCCGGAAATCGTTCTTCTGATCGTGGGCGGCGGACCCTATGCGGAGGTTTTAAAGGAACTGGTCCTGGACATGGGGCTGAAAGGCCACGTCTTTTTTACAGGTATGGTCTCTCCGGATCTGATTCCTGAATACTTTCAGTTGGGTAAATTGTTTGTATGCGCTTCGCAAAGTGAAGCACAGGGGCTTACCTATATTGAGTCACTGGCCAGCGGCATTCCGCTTTTATGCAAATACGACAAATGCTTGGAGAATGTCCTGATTGAAGGCCGGAACGGGTTCTTTTTTGACAGTCCGCAAAGCTTTATCGAAAAGCTTCTCAGTCTATTGGCCGATTCCGAAAAGTATGAGCGTTTGTGTAAAAACGCAGAAGCCTCCGCAGGAAGCTATTCAAAAGAGGTATTTGGAAGCCGGGTAGAAAAGGTCTATGAAGCAGCAATAAACACCTTTACAGGGCATCTTCCTCTTCCGATCCGGCTTATTCCGGTTCTCAAAAGACACGCTTAA
- a CDS encoding HAD-IA family hydrolase — protein sequence MNRINTILFDFDGTIMNTNELILGSWQHTFKTIRGEEGDPEVIHRTFGETLAKSMNDFFPEFPVEEAVEIYRNYQTGKFADAISPFPGMIELIKELNRQEYKTAVVTSRLKPTTMEGLEKYELDKLFNVIVTMEDCTKHKPDPEPALIALEKLDSKPEEALMIGDSKFDIGCANNAGVTSVLVDWAVAIYDKQKEGIFKPNYTIGNAKDILRILEF from the coding sequence ATGAACAGGATTAATACCATATTATTTGACTTTGACGGAACGATTATGAATACCAATGAACTGATATTGGGTTCATGGCAGCATACCTTCAAGACGATCCGGGGTGAAGAGGGGGATCCGGAGGTCATACATAGAACCTTTGGAGAAACCTTAGCCAAGAGCATGAACGATTTCTTTCCGGAATTTCCTGTGGAGGAAGCCGTTGAGATTTACAGAAACTATCAGACAGGGAAGTTTGCCGATGCCATATCGCCTTTTCCGGGTATGATCGAATTGATTAAAGAGCTGAACAGGCAGGAATATAAGACCGCAGTGGTGACTTCCAGACTAAAGCCCACCACTATGGAAGGGCTTGAAAAGTATGAATTGGATAAACTTTTTAATGTGATTGTGACTATGGAGGACTGCACGAAACATAAACCAGATCCGGAACCGGCGCTGATTGCTCTGGAAAAGCTGGATTCTAAGCCGGAAGAGGCCCTGATGATCGGAGACAGCAAATTTGATATTGGGTGCGCCAATAATGCAGGGGTTACCTCTGTGCTTGTGGACTGGGCAGTGGCCATATATGATAAGCAAAAAGAAGGGATATTTAAACCCAATTATACTATTGGAAACGCGAAGGATATTTTAAGAATTTTAGAATTCTAA
- a CDS encoding Tex family protein, translating to MNIIEKLAQEFSVRIAQVENTVQLIDDGNTIPFIARYRKEVTGGLSDVTLRDMDERLTYLRNLENRKEEVIRLIDEQGKLTEELQAEIEKAEVLQRVEDLYKPYKQKKSTRASKAKEKGLEPLALLFYAQEIESGNMDELAAPYINAEKGVENTEQAIQGAMDIIAEMIADHPELTAMVREKTQKSGLIVTEAADPEEKTVYDMYYGHQEGILKIPNHRVLAINRGEKEKKLKVKVSVPVEELQMMLEEAVITNEKSIFMEPLKDTIADAYKRLMAPSIEREMRNLLTERAELDAVKVFAKNTEKLLMVPPMNGARIISIDPGYRTGCKVAVLNETGKLLAYTTVYPTEPKKDIAGTEAVLKKLVEKFKINTIVIGNGTASRETEEVVADFLKKNEYDISYTIVNEAGASVYSASKLATEEYPDLDVTTRGAMSLGRRLQDPLAELVKISPKSIGVGQYQHDIDQNLLDGALTNVVEDCVNRVGVDLNTASPSLLSYIAGINMGIAKNIVAYREEAGKFTNRKELLKVSKLGEKTYKQCAGFMRIADGTNPLDATSVHPESYGAADIVLQKLTIDKEQIRQGGVKDIEEKICETYPTVKKTVKVEPGTKGLAALAVLKEPKKEDPKRGLGKSIEKLAEEVGIGAMTLKDIIEEIKKPARDPREDAPAVVFRNDVRSFEDLKVGMEMMGTVRNVVDFGAFVDIGVKNDGLVHISEISNKFIKHPMDVVSVGDTVKVKILSVDYERQKIALTMKL from the coding sequence ATGAACATTATTGAAAAACTGGCACAGGAATTTTCCGTAAGAATCGCACAGGTTGAAAATACCGTACAGCTTATAGATGACGGCAATACGATTCCGTTTATTGCCCGCTACAGAAAGGAAGTAACAGGGGGGCTTTCCGATGTGACCCTGCGGGATATGGATGAAAGGCTTACTTACCTGCGAAACCTGGAGAACAGAAAAGAAGAAGTGATCCGGCTTATTGACGAACAGGGCAAGCTGACAGAGGAGCTGCAGGCTGAAATTGAAAAGGCAGAAGTGTTGCAGAGAGTAGAAGATCTGTATAAGCCGTACAAGCAGAAAAAATCTACCAGAGCTTCAAAGGCAAAGGAAAAGGGCTTGGAGCCTTTAGCCCTTCTTTTTTATGCTCAGGAGATTGAATCAGGAAATATGGACGAACTGGCTGCTCCGTATATAAATGCGGAGAAGGGCGTAGAGAATACGGAACAGGCTATTCAGGGCGCTATGGATATTATTGCTGAAATGATTGCGGATCATCCGGAGCTTACGGCTATGGTTCGTGAAAAGACGCAAAAATCCGGCTTGATTGTCACAGAGGCAGCCGACCCGGAAGAAAAAACAGTGTATGACATGTATTATGGGCATCAGGAGGGAATCCTTAAGATTCCCAATCACAGAGTTCTTGCGATAAACAGAGGAGAAAAGGAAAAGAAACTGAAAGTCAAGGTAAGCGTACCGGTAGAAGAACTTCAGATGATGCTGGAGGAAGCAGTCATTACCAACGAAAAATCTATATTTATGGAGCCTTTAAAAGATACTATTGCAGACGCGTACAAGCGGTTAATGGCACCTTCCATAGAGCGGGAAATGAGAAATCTTCTCACGGAACGAGCCGAGCTGGATGCGGTCAAGGTCTTTGCAAAAAATACTGAAAAGCTGCTGATGGTTCCGCCGATGAACGGAGCAAGAATTATCAGCATAGACCCGGGCTACAGGACCGGATGTAAGGTGGCTGTCTTAAACGAGACCGGAAAGCTTTTAGCATATACCACCGTCTATCCTACGGAGCCTAAAAAAGACATTGCCGGTACAGAAGCGGTCTTGAAGAAACTGGTAGAAAAATTTAAAATTAATACGATCGTAATCGGAAACGGCACAGCTTCCCGAGAGACGGAAGAAGTCGTGGCAGACTTTCTTAAGAAAAACGAGTATGACATAAGCTATACGATTGTAAATGAAGCGGGAGCTTCGGTTTACTCCGCTTCAAAGCTGGCAACAGAAGAATATCCGGATCTGGATGTGACCACGAGAGGGGCCATGTCTCTGGGAAGAAGATTGCAGGATCCGCTGGCAGAGCTGGTTAAAATCTCCCCTAAAAGTATTGGTGTAGGCCAATATCAGCACGATATTGACCAGAATCTTTTAGATGGGGCGCTGACCAATGTAGTGGAGGACTGCGTAAACCGAGTAGGTGTGGATTTAAATACCGCTTCCCCTTCCCTTCTTTCTTACATTGCGGGGATCAATATGGGTATCGCCAAAAATATTGTTGCTTACAGGGAGGAAGCCGGCAAATTCACAAACCGAAAAGAACTTTTAAAGGTATCTAAGCTGGGTGAAAAAACCTATAAACAATGTGCGGGCTTTATGAGAATAGCAGATGGGACAAACCCGCTGGATGCCACCTCCGTTCATCCGGAGTCTTATGGGGCCGCTGATATTGTACTTCAAAAGCTTACCATCGATAAGGAACAGATCAGGCAGGGCGGAGTGAAGGATATCGAAGAGAAAATCTGCGAGACTTATCCGACGGTGAAAAAAACTGTAAAAGTGGAGCCGGGGACAAAAGGCCTCGCGGCATTGGCTGTGTTAAAGGAACCGAAGAAAGAGGATCCGAAGAGAGGACTTGGCAAGAGCATTGAAAAGCTTGCTGAAGAAGTGGGCATTGGCGCCATGACGTTGAAAGATATCATAGAGGAAATCAAAAAGCCGGCCAGAGACCCGAGAGAGGATGCGCCTGCCGTCGTGTTCCGAAATGACGTAAGGAGCTTTGAGGACTTAAAAGTAGGCATGGAAATGATGGGTACTGTTCGTAACGTGGTAGACTTTGGTGCCTTTGTAGATATCGGAGTGAAAAATGACGGGCTGGTCCATATTTCTGAAATAAGCAATAAATTCATTAAGCACCCCATGGATGTGGTTTCTGTGGGAGACACGGTAAAGGTCAAAATTTTAAGTGTCGATTATGAACGGCAAAAAATTGCATTGACCATGAAGCTATAA
- the prfB gene encoding peptide chain release factor 2 (programmed frameshift), with product MVELDQIKYELPAAKANLTEVGESLDLAGLENRLEELDIKTQIDGFWENRETAQKLLKEKKSLENKINSYKNLEQDLEDIEVLIEMAEESEADSTAEENAGLAEEIKEAYEGYKVKAEEIRLKTLLTGEFDHNNAIFTIHAGTGGVDAMDWAEMLLRMYTRWSEKKGYKTRVIDLQDDTEAGIKSATVIVEGENAYGYLKNERGVHRLVRISPFNAQGKRQTSFALLEVMPELDEDIKVDLDPEDLRIDTYRSSGAGGQHVNKTDSAIRITHLPTNIVVTCQNERSQHQNKEMAMKILKAKLTELAEQEHKDNLRELKGDFSQNTWGSQIRSYVFQPYTMVKDHRTGAEVGNVQAVMDGEIDYFINEKLKLKD from the exons ATGGTTGAATTAGATCAGATAAAATATGAGCTACCTGCTGCAAAGGCAAATTTGACAGAGGTAGGTGAGTCTCTT GACCTGGCAGGGTTAGAGAATAGATTAGAGGAATTAGACATCAAGACTCAAATAGACGGGTTTTGGGAAAACCGGGAGACGGCACAAAAACTGCTGAAAGAGAAAAAGTCTTTAGAAAACAAAATAAACAGCTATAAAAATTTGGAACAGGATTTAGAAGATATAGAAGTTCTCATTGAAATGGCGGAAGAGAGCGAAGCCGATTCCACAGCTGAGGAAAATGCCGGTTTAGCAGAAGAAATAAAAGAAGCCTATGAAGGTTATAAGGTGAAAGCCGAAGAAATCCGGCTGAAAACTCTGCTGACCGGTGAGTTCGACCATAATAATGCGATTTTTACTATCCATGCAGGCACAGGCGGTGTAGACGCTATGGACTGGGCAGAAATGCTTCTTCGAATGTATACCCGGTGGTCGGAGAAAAAAGGATATAAGACCAGGGTGATAGACTTGCAGGATGATACGGAAGCAGGCATCAAAAGTGCGACGGTAATCGTGGAGGGTGAAAATGCTTATGGGTATTTAAAGAATGAACGGGGGGTCCACCGCTTGGTTCGTATCTCTCCGTTCAATGCACAGGGTAAAAGGCAGACTTCCTTTGCCTTGCTGGAAGTCATGCCTGAGCTGGACGAGGATATCAAGGTCGATCTCGATCCGGAGGATCTGCGAATTGATACGTACCGATCCAGCGGCGCGGGCGGACAGCACGTCAACAAAACAGATTCGGCTATTCGTATCACACATCTGCCGACGAATATCGTCGTGACCTGCCAGAATGAAAGAAGCCAACACCAGAACAAAGAAATGGCCATGAAAATTTTAAAAGCCAAATTGACGGAACTGGCGGAGCAGGAGCATAAGGACAACCTGCGGGAACTAAAAGGAGATTTTTCACAGAATACATGGGGAAGCCAGATTCGATCCTATGTCTTTCAGCCGTACACGATGGTCAAGGATCATAGGACCGGAGCTGAAGTGGGGAATGTTCAGGCAGTCATGGATGGAGAAATTGACTATTTTATCAATGAAAAATTAAAGCTCAAGGATTGA